One Glycine soja cultivar W05 chromosome 2, ASM419377v2, whole genome shotgun sequence genomic region harbors:
- the LOC114370273 gene encoding CRIB domain-containing protein RIC7-like, whose translation MSTKVKGILKGLRYISQIFEEKEEEFQIGLPTDVKHVAHIGSDDPSANAPSWMTDFKGGKEPPSGNPTQTVEEREKKASSNSKRSKIRNHLIPKSRHNSIDIDPDAPKQKATRRHNRSSDPSADSSNHESSSGSRQRHHRGSNHDPGSLSSQEMPPTGPKTNRRKSKASEDGSTKKPSSRRSSKGDSLTDISISDFGSDSRPESELTTH comes from the exons ATGTCGACCAAGGTGAAAGGCATCCTTAAAGGACTTAGATACATATCCCAAATATTCG aagagaaagaagaagaatttcAAATTGGGTTGCCAACTGATGTAAAGCATGTAGCACATATTGGATCAGATGATCCATCAGCAAATGCACCAAGCTGG ATGACCGATTTCAAAGGAGGAAAAGAACCCCCATCAGGAAACCCTACTCAGACAGTTGAAG AACGTGAGAAAAAGGCATCATCAAATTCCAAACGTTCCAAAATTCGCAACCACTTGATTCCTAAGTCTCGGCACAATTCAATCGACATTGATCCTGACGCACCCAAACAGAAGGCCACACGCCGCCACAATCGCTCTTCAGACCCCTCCGCGGACTCCTCCAACCATGAATCCTCTAGCGGCTCCCGCCAACGCCACCACCGTGGATCCAACCACGACCCAGGGTCTCTATCATCGCAAGAGATGCCGCCGACCGGCCCCAAAACCAATCGAAGAAAATCGAAGGCCTCCGAAGACGGTTCAACGAAGAAGCCCTCATCTCGGAGATCGTCCAAAGGAGATTCTCTAACTGATATTTCTATTTCAGATTTTGGATCTGACTCTAGGCCTGAAAGTGAGCTCACGACCCATTAG
- the LOC114377603 gene encoding phosphate transporter PHO1-like — MVKFSKELEAQLIPEWKEAFVNYRQLKKHIKRIKLNRVSKQLQAPEETFGRSVFDSFRFITNKFCNSDNNHKQDMIQVRRKTTEESEEVYETELAQLFSEEDEVQVFFAKLDGELNKINQFYKKQETEFIERGEMLSKQLNILLDLKQILSDRHKKNPSLKPSNTGVFPHPPGQESIGESIHDNSEVSQMDEVISTLERNGLSFANSAMRVKTKKKGKPHMAIRIDIPATTPTAVTSMLWEDLVNSPIKPEYGGEFINKRKIQCAEKMIRSAFVELYKGLGLLKTYSSLNMVAFTKILKKFDKVSSQKASANYMKEVKRSHFISSDKVVRLMDEVESIFTKHFANNDRKRAMKFLRPQQPKVSHTVTFLVGLCTGCSVSLFCVYVILAHMCGIFSPSTEPAYMDAVYPVSSVFALLSLHLFMYGCNLYMWKSTRINHNFIFEFSPSTALKHRDAFLMCTTLMTTVFGAMVVHLLLRAGGFSPGQVDAIPGIIFLFFVGLLICPFDIFYRPTRFCFIRVIRNIVCSPFYKVLLVDFFMADQLTSQIPLLRHLETTGCHIFARVFKSHHPEACHSGRLYIEITYLISFLPYWWRALQCARRWFDDRDVNHLANMGKYVSAMVAAGARVTYSRQDSHLWFAIVLITSVVATFYQLYWDFFKDWGFFNPKSKNPCLRDDLILKNKCIYYMSIALNVVLRVAWVETIMHLKVGPVQTRLLDFLLASLEVIRRGHWNFYRLENEHLNNVGHFRAVKAVPLPFRDIDSDS; from the exons atGGTGAAATTCTCAAAGGAGCTCGAAGCTCAACTAATACCAGAATGGAAGGAGGCCTTTGTTAACTACAGGCAGCTCAAGAAACACATAAAGAGGATCAAACTCAATAGAGTTTCGAAGCAATTACAAGCCCCAGAAGAGACCTTTGGTCGCTCCGTTTTCGATTCCTTTCGCTTCATAACCAACAAGTTCTGCAATTCAGACAACAATCATAAACAAGACATGATCCag GTGAGGAGAAAAACAACGGAAGAGAGTGAAGAAGTGTATGAAACTGAGCTGGCACAATTGTTTTCAGAAGAGGATGAAGTGCAAGTGTTTTTTGCAAAGCTGGATGGAGAGCTTAACAAGATAAACCAATTCTACAAGAAGCAGGAGACTGAGTTCATTGAGAGAGGAGAAATGCTGAGCAAGCAGCTTAACATCTTGCTAGACCTTAAGCAAATTCTCAGCGACCGACACAAGAAAAATCCGTCGCTAAAACCTTCTAATACTGGAGTTTTTCCTCATCCtccaggccaag AAAGTATTGGCGAATCAATTCATGATAATTCAGAAGTTTCACAAATGGATGAAGTAATCTCAACGTTGGAAAGAAATGGTCTAAGTTTTGCGAATTCGGCAATGAGGGTAAAGACAAAGAAGAAGGGAAAGCCTCATATGGCCATAAGAATTGATATTCCAGCCACCACTCCTACGGCTGTTACTTCCATGTTGTGGGAGGATTTGGTGAACAGTCCAATTAAACCAGAGTATGGTGGAGAGTTCATTAACAAGAGAAAAATTCAGTGTGCTGAGAAGATGATTAGAAGTGCATTTGTAGAGCTCTATAAAGGTCTTGGCCTTCTCAAAACTTAcag CTCATTGAATATGGTAGCATTCACAAAGATACTCAAGAAATTTGACAAG GTGTCTAGTCAAAAGGCTTCTGCAAATTATATGAAAGAAGTGAAGAGATCCCATTTCATTAGTTCTGACAAG GTTGTTAGACTAATGGACGAAGTGGAATCCATATTCACAAAGCACTTTGCCAACAATGATAGGAAAAGAGCAATGAAGTTTTTAAGACCCCAACAGCCAAAAGTTTCTCATACGGTCACCTTCCTTGTCG GGTTGTGTACAGGTTGTTCTGTATCCTTGTTTTGTGTATACGTAATCTTGGCGCATATGTGTGGTATATTCTCTCCTAGTACAGAACCAGCTTATATGGACGCTGTCTACCCAGTTTCCAG TGTGTTTGCATTATTAAGCCTGCACTTGTTTATGTATGGATGCAACCTGTACATGTGGAAGAGTACAAGAATCAACcataatttcatatttgaatTCTCACCAAGCACAGCACTGAAGCACAGAGATGCATTTCTGATGTGCACTACCCTCATGACAACTGTGTTTGGGGCAATGGTGGTACACCTGCTACTAAGGGCTGGAGGTTTTTCTCCTGGCCAAGTTGATGCCATTCCTGGAATCATTTTTTTG TTCTTTGTAGGTCTTCTCATTTGCccatttgacattttttatcgCCCTACTCGTTTTTGCTTCATCCGGGTTATTCGTAACATAGTTTGCTCTCCATTTTATAAg GTTCTGCTGGTAGACTTTTTTATGGCTGACCAACTAACTAGCCAG ATTCCATTGCTAAGGCATTTGGAAACAACAGGTTGTCACATTTTTGCTAGAGTTTTCAAGTCACACCACCCTGAGGCATGCCATTCTGGAAGGCTATACATAGAAATAACTTACCTTATCTCATTTTTGCCATATTGGTGGCGTGCATTACAG TGTGCAAGAAGGTGGTTTGATGACCGTGATGTCAACCATTTGGCTAACATGGGGAAGTATGTGTCAGCAATGGTTGCAGCAGGAGCTAGAGTCACATATAGCAGGCAAGATAGCCATCTATGGTTTGCTATAGTCTTGATCACTTCTGTGGTGGCCACATTTTACCAATTGTATTGGGATTTTTTCAAGGACTGGGGGTTTTTCAATCCCAAATCCAAAAATCCTTGTCTCAGAGATGATCTAATTCTAAAGAATAAATGCATATACTACATGTCTATT GCATTGAATGTTGTCCTAAGAGTGGCTTGGGTGGAGACTATAATGCACCTCAAAGTGGGGCCTGTTCAAACTAGGCTACTAGACTTTTTGTTGGCTTCACTAGAGGTTATTCGACGAGGGCATTGGAATTTCTACAG GTTGGAGAATGAGCATCTAAACAACGTGGGTCATTTCCGGGCAGTGAAGGCAGTTCCACTACCATTTCGTGACATAGACTCAGACAGCTGA
- the LOC114377609 gene encoding KIN14B-interacting protein At4g14310-like has protein sequence MATRRRGGHDAATVRPRPLSASRRFPSPSLSLQKENTNPRRSNPNPNHKTLPRGRSSSPSLDRPTAHKPTKPTTTAPKPKPSTSRSSLELNNNPPNVTTTNDTKYSSRLHEKLAFLEGKVKRIASDIKKTKEMLDMNNPDASKVILSDIQDKISGIEKAIVHVVSNKESENGAVKVAAKDKNLAKELKLNTDELEARLFPHQKLLRDRTVVKDKDKDSVVEAQKVLSPVDDNLVAVEFLALIGKEKDKVNAGEDVKERGGGNGRWNDKRNNDIDALLGADEKLEDFDDDQENKENKEGVVVEEEMDEAFNFRLNGIGSNVATGGWFVNEGEAVLLAHHNGSCTYYDITNSEEKAVYMPPSEVSPNTWRDCWVIRAPGSDGCSGRFVVAASAGNTMDSGFCSWDFYTKEVRAMQVDAGTASSRIALRPLPNNIRRNSTSSTVTVEATQWWYRPCGPLIVSTTSSQRAVKVFDVRDGEQIMKWDVQKPVLAMDYCSPLQWRNRGKVVVAEAESISLWDVNSLTAQALLSVPTGGQKVSALHVSNTDAELGGGVRKRVSSSEAEGNDGVFCTSDSINVLDFRQPSGVGLKISKHGVNVQSVFSRGDSVFLGCSSTSSMGKKQTSLLQQFSLRRQGLFTTYALPESNSHSHHAAISQVWGNSDFVMGVCGLGLFVFDAVKDDALRVLNMDYSSDQSFREVIGPDDMYCPSFDYLGSRALLISRDRPAMWRHLIV, from the exons ATGGCCACTCGCCGCCGCGGCGGCCACGATGCCGCCACCGTCCGTCCCCGTCCCCTCTCCGCCTCTCGCCgcttcccttctccttctctttctctccagaAAGAAAACACCAACCCTCGCCGCTCCAATCCCAATCCCAACCACAAAACCCTCCCTCGCGGCCGCAGCTCCAGCCCCTCCCTCGACCGCCCCACCGCCCATAAGCCCACCAAGCCCACCACCACCGCCCCAAAGCCCAAACCTTCCACCTCCAGGTCAAGCCTCGAACTTAACAACAATCCCCCCAACGTAACCACCACCAACGACACCAAGTACTCCAGCAGGCTTCACGAGAAGCTCGCGTTTCTCGAAGGCAAAGTAAAGCGGATAGCTTCCGACATAAAGAAGACTAAAGAGATGCTTGACATGAACAACCCTGACGCCTCCAAGGTGATCCTCTCCGACATTCAGGACAAGATCTCAGGTATCGAGAAAGCCATTGTTCATGTCGTTTCTAACAAGGAAAGCGAAAATGGTGCGGTTAAAGTTGCTGCTAAAGACAAGAACTTAGCGAAAGAGTTGAAATTGAACACCGACGAACTCGAGGCAAGGTTGTTCCCTCACCAGAAACTGCTTCGGGACAGGACAGTGGTTAAGGATAAGGATAAGGACTCTGTGGTGGAGGCACAGAAGGTGCTGAGTCCGGTCGACGATAACTTGGTTGCAGTCGAGTTTTTGGCTCTGATCGGTAAAGAGAAAGACAAGGTGAATGCTGGGGAGGATGTGAAGGAAAGGGGTGGTGGGAATGGGCGCTGGAATGATAAGAGGAACAATGACATTGACGCGCTGCTCGGGGCGGATGAGAAGCTTGAGGATTTCGATGATGATCAGGAGAATAAGGAGAACAAGGAAGGTGTGGTTGTTGAGGAAGAGATGGATGAGGCTTTTAATTTTAGGCTGAATGGGATTGGTAGCAATGTTGCTACTGGTGGGTGGTTCGTGAACGAAGGCGAGGCTGTCCTCCTTGCTCACCATAATGGTTCTTGTACTTATTATGATATTACCAATAGTGAG GAAAAAGCTGTATATATGCCACCCTCAGAAGTTTCACCCAACACATGGAGAGATTGTTGGGTAATTCGTGCCCCTGGTTCTGATGGTTGCTCTGGAAGGTTTGTAGTAGCTGCATCTGCTGGCAATACTATGGACTCAGGATTTTGCTCATGGGACTTTTACACCAAAGAAGTGCGTGCTATGCAAGTTGATGCTGGAACAGCCTCCTCAAGAATTGCACTTAGACCGTTACCAAACAACATTAGAAGAAATTCTACATCTAGCACTGTTACAGTAGAAGCTACGCAGTGGTGGTATAGGCCCTGTGGACCTCTCATCGTCTCTACCACCAGCTCACAGAGAGCTGTGAAAGTTTTTGATGTTCGCGATGGAGAGCAAATCATGAAATGGGATGTTCAGAAGCCTGTTTTAGCAATGGATTATTGCAGCCCTTTGCAATGGAGGAACAGAGGGAAAGTAGTGGTAGCTGAAGCTGAATCCATTTCTTTGTGGGATGTGAACTCACTTACAGCTCAAGCTCTGCTCTCTGTTCCTACAGGCGGTCAAAAAGTTTCGGCTCTCCATGTGAGCAACACGGATGCAGAATTGGGTGGAGGGGTTCGCAAAAG AGTAAGTTCATCTGAGGCTGAAGGAAATGATGGTGTGTTCTGCACCTCAGATTCTATCAATGTCTTGGACTTTCGCCAGCCATCTGGTGTAGGCCTTAAGATATCAAAGCATGGTGTCAATGTGCAATCAGTTTTCTCTCGCGGGGATTCTGTCTTCCTTGGTTGTTCCAGCACAAGTTCAATGGGCAAGAAGCAGACCTCACTGCTGCAACAGTTTTCGCTGCGCAGACAAGGACTGTTCACCACCTATGCTCTTCCAGAATCGAATTCACACTCACACCATGCAGCAATCTCCCAAGTTTGGGGTAATTCTGACTTTGTCATGGGTGTTTGTGGCCTAGGACTGTTTGTGTTTGATGCAGTGAAAGATGATGCACTAAGGGTTCTCAACATGGACTACTCCAGTGATCAAAGTTTTAGAGAAGTAATTGGTCCAGATGACATGTATTGTCCTTCCTTTGATTATCTTGGATCTCGAGCTCTTCTGATATCAAGAGATCGACCTGCTATGTGGAGGCATCTAATAGTTTGA
- the LOC114377618 gene encoding glycolipid transfer protein 1-like: MEGTVFTPALQEIEHVKSDQGEILSKPFLDACKHILPVIDKFGAAMALVKSDIGGNISRLETMYSSNPTRFNYLYSLVQVEVETKTAKSSSSCTNGLLWLTRAMDFLVALFRNLIEHEDWPMSQACTDSYNKTLKKWHGWLASSSFTVVMKLAPDRKKFMDVIGGTGNISADIEKFCTTFSPLLEENHKFLARFGLDDMKAS, from the exons ATGGAGGGGACTGTCTTCACTCCTGCACTGCAAGAAATTGAGCATGTAAAGTCTGATCAAGGAGAAATTCTGAGCAAGCCTTTCTTGGATGCGTGCAAACACATATTGCCTGTAATAG ATAAGTTTGGAGCTGCTATGGCCCTTGTTAAATCTGACATAGGTGGTAACATATCG AGATTGGAAACTATGTATTCTTCCAATCCAACCAGATTTAACTACCTGTACAGTTTGGTACAGGTAGAGGTTGAAACTAAAACAGCTAAATCATCATCCAGTTGTACCAATGGACTTCTTTGGCTCACAAG AGCAATGGATTTCTTGGTGGCTTTGTTCCGAAACTTAATCGAGCATGAAGATTGGCCAATGTCACAAGCATGTACAGATTCGTATAACAAGACTCTGAAGAAGTGGCATGGCTGGCTTGCTAGTTCAAGCTTCACA GTAGTCATGAAGCTTGCTCCTGATAGGAAGAAGTTTATGGACGTGATAGGAGGCACTGGCAATATCAGTGCTGACATTGAGAAATTTTGTACAACCTTTTCTCCTCTCCTTGAAGAGAATCACAAGTTTTTG GCTCGATTTGGCTTAGATGATATGAAGGCATCATGA